One stretch of Corynebacterium imitans DNA includes these proteins:
- a CDS encoding heme oxygenase (biliverdin-producing), with amino-acid sequence MLPTAREQLSTSLKNQTAEAHTSAENSQFMAHLSRGKLDRNAVAQLTVQYLHIYSALEAAVRRACDHPAVALIADKRLERVEAITQDLTSMLGESWREVEPLAATARYVAELEAIGPDNGPEVVAHHYVRYLGDIAGGQVLARVFREAYELPGEALHFYDFSAIGKIPPYRAQYKAALDAMQLGEEERVRLINTAKRAFDLNQAVFQDLAKARQLA; translated from the coding sequence ATGTTGCCGACAGCTCGCGAGCAGCTCTCCACCTCTCTTAAAAATCAGACCGCAGAGGCCCACACCAGCGCAGAAAACTCTCAATTTATGGCTCACCTCAGTCGCGGCAAGCTAGACCGCAACGCAGTGGCCCAACTAACCGTGCAATACCTCCACATCTATTCAGCCCTTGAGGCCGCTGTGCGCCGGGCTTGCGATCACCCCGCTGTGGCGCTCATCGCAGACAAGCGTCTTGAGCGAGTTGAAGCGATCACGCAGGACCTCACCTCCATGCTGGGTGAGAGCTGGCGCGAGGTGGAACCACTCGCTGCCACTGCCCGCTACGTCGCAGAATTAGAGGCGATCGGCCCTGACAATGGCCCAGAGGTGGTCGCACACCACTACGTTCGCTACCTTGGCGACATTGCCGGCGGCCAGGTGCTTGCGCGCGTGTTCCGCGAAGCGTACGAGCTACCAGGAGAGGCGCTCCACTTCTACGACTTCTCCGCCATTGGCAAGATTCCCCCATACCGCGCACAGTACAAAGCAGCCCTTGACGCAATGCAGCTTGGCGAAGAGGAGCGTGTGCGCCTTATCAATACCGCGAAGCGCGCGTTCGACCTAAACCAGGCCGTGTTTCAGGACCTCGCCAAAGCGCGTCAGCTAGCGTAG
- a CDS encoding DUF3662 and FHA domain-containing protein, producing MGVMDRLAKLDSSMQRGLDNSMAALFGGKVVPAEIEELVKQEAQDSVVVTDMDEYVSPNVFAVGVSSKDLENLSQHRDLPADLAEQLMRYVRNLGWFLDGPPVVRIAEESGLRTGQLRVSSYIDQEPDVVSGFDAIVAEPKKKHRHARVPKDHKDQEDHMNEPNAAQPTSGTPTVSLLLQDGSSRTYLVHEGSNILGRSNDADFRLPDTGVSRQHAEITWDGEVAVLVDLQSTNGTTVNEEPVENWMLADGDVITLGHSHIEVRIVEPLARAAEAAAPQPADVEEAQIDAHPRTEFFRP from the coding sequence ATGGGCGTGATGGATCGGCTGGCAAAGCTGGACTCGTCGATGCAGCGTGGCCTGGATAATTCCATGGCGGCGCTGTTCGGCGGCAAGGTTGTGCCGGCGGAGATTGAAGAGTTGGTGAAGCAGGAGGCGCAAGACTCCGTGGTGGTCACCGACATGGATGAGTACGTCTCGCCAAACGTGTTTGCGGTGGGCGTGTCTTCGAAGGATTTAGAGAACCTGTCGCAGCATCGTGACTTGCCCGCGGACCTCGCCGAGCAGCTCATGCGGTACGTGCGCAACCTGGGGTGGTTCCTGGATGGGCCGCCCGTGGTGCGTATCGCTGAGGAATCCGGGTTGCGGACGGGCCAGTTGCGCGTGTCGTCGTATATCGACCAGGAGCCTGACGTGGTCAGTGGCTTCGACGCGATCGTGGCGGAGCCGAAGAAGAAGCACCGTCACGCCCGGGTTCCTAAAGATCACAAGGATCAGGAGGATCACATGAATGAGCCGAACGCAGCGCAGCCGACGAGTGGTACGCCCACGGTAAGCCTGCTGCTGCAGGACGGGTCTTCGCGCACCTATCTGGTGCATGAGGGGTCGAACATTTTGGGCCGCTCCAATGACGCGGACTTCCGCCTGCCGGATACGGGCGTGTCCCGCCAGCACGCGGAGATCACCTGGGACGGCGAGGTGGCTGTGCTGGTGGATCTGCAGTCCACCAATGGCACCACCGTCAATGAGGAGCCCGTGGAGAACTGGATGCTTGCCGACGGCGACGTGATCACCCTCGGCCACTCCCACATCGAAGTCCGCATTGTCGAGCCGCTGGCCCGTGCTGCAGAGGCAGCCGCCCCGCAGCCCGCGGACGTCGAAGAGGCGCAGATCGACGCGCACCCGCGCACCGAGTTCTTCCGCCCCTAA
- a CDS encoding FHA domain-containing protein, producing MDSAVILSARFGLLALVWVFILLVLWVQRKDVVKAAGTVRRQTTSAAPVRREKARELAVVEGPLKGSHMEIASLEDLTIGRAGDNDFQLGDDFASSTHARLFRRGSEWFIEDMDSRNGTFVNGMRIDQPERVSVGTDIKMGRTIVRLMP from the coding sequence ATGGATTCCGCTGTCATTCTCAGCGCGCGCTTCGGCCTGCTTGCCCTGGTGTGGGTGTTCATCCTGCTGGTGCTGTGGGTCCAGCGCAAGGACGTGGTCAAGGCGGCGGGCACAGTGCGCAGGCAGACGACCAGCGCGGCGCCGGTGCGTCGCGAGAAGGCACGCGAGCTTGCGGTAGTTGAGGGGCCACTCAAAGGCTCCCACATGGAAATTGCCAGCCTGGAGGACTTAACTATTGGTCGGGCAGGCGACAATGATTTCCAGCTCGGCGATGATTTCGCCTCCTCGACGCACGCGCGCCTCTTCCGTCGCGGCAGCGAGTGGTTCATCGAGGACATGGATTCGCGCAACGGCACGTTTGTCAACGGCATGCGTATTGACCAGCCGGAAAGGGTGTCTGTGGGCACGGATATAAAGATGGGACGCACGATTGTGAGGTTGATGCCATGA
- a CDS encoding penicillin-binding transpeptidase domain-containing protein: MNTTIRRGAILSLLLIVALLVHFTVVQGFREEEYAQDSRNSRTFMELKQVNRGQINAGGQVLAESYRDEATGFYQRAYPNMPYSFGPVVGYVSDQFGTSQLESTFNAELNGDGKGSNSRFTRTGLEQDRVGNTVELSLDPNLQAFAYEQLSNNNYDGAIVALRPSSGQVLAMASTPSFDPNSISSPATAAEAWGQLNNDPKQPLLNHAAQDQLPPGSIFKIITTAAALRNGYTPDSPLTGDAQITLPGTNVPLTNYGGQACAGGGQVTLTTAFSLSCNTAFVQMALNMGADPLRKAAADFGIGERYELMELGVPNAAGSLGEIPGAAELGQSAIGQRDVTMTALQAAVMAGVVANEGKRMRPYVVNRVVTPDLRTVKETKPKQLAEALTPEEADTLTNLMFASERATWGYDGNGFASKTGTAEHAEGAAPHVWYVAFDPAKDVAVGVVVKNGGHSGAGATGGQVSGPLGRAVLRAAPAAPADGESAQ; this comes from the coding sequence ATGAATACCACTATCCGCCGCGGCGCCATCCTCTCGCTGCTGCTCATCGTCGCCCTGCTGGTCCACTTCACCGTGGTGCAGGGCTTCCGCGAAGAGGAGTACGCGCAAGATTCGCGCAACTCACGCACTTTCATGGAGCTGAAGCAGGTCAACCGCGGCCAGATCAACGCCGGTGGGCAGGTACTCGCCGAGTCCTACCGCGACGAGGCCACCGGTTTCTACCAGCGTGCTTACCCCAACATGCCCTACTCGTTTGGGCCGGTGGTGGGCTACGTCTCCGACCAGTTCGGCACCTCCCAGCTGGAGTCCACCTTTAATGCCGAACTCAATGGCGACGGCAAGGGCTCCAACTCGCGCTTTACCCGCACGGGCCTCGAGCAGGACCGGGTGGGCAACACGGTCGAGCTTTCGCTGGATCCGAACCTGCAGGCCTTTGCCTACGAGCAGCTTTCCAACAACAACTACGACGGCGCGATCGTCGCGCTGCGGCCGTCGTCCGGCCAGGTGCTTGCCATGGCGTCGACGCCGTCTTTCGACCCGAACAGCATCTCCTCGCCCGCCACCGCGGCCGAGGCCTGGGGCCAGCTGAACAACGACCCGAAGCAGCCGCTGCTCAACCACGCGGCACAGGACCAGCTACCGCCCGGTTCGATCTTCAAGATCATCACCACCGCAGCCGCCTTGCGCAACGGCTACACGCCGGACTCCCCGCTAACAGGGGATGCACAGATCACGCTGCCGGGCACAAACGTACCGCTGACCAACTACGGCGGCCAGGCGTGCGCCGGCGGCGGGCAGGTCACGCTGACCACGGCGTTCTCCCTGTCCTGCAACACCGCGTTCGTGCAGATGGCGCTGAACATGGGTGCCGACCCGCTGCGCAAGGCGGCCGCGGACTTCGGGATCGGCGAGCGCTACGAACTCATGGAGCTGGGCGTACCCAACGCCGCCGGTTCCTTAGGCGAGATTCCCGGCGCGGCCGAGCTGGGCCAATCCGCCATCGGCCAGCGCGACGTCACGATGACCGCGCTGCAGGCCGCCGTGATGGCGGGCGTGGTGGCCAACGAGGGCAAGCGCATGCGCCCGTATGTGGTCAACCGCGTGGTCACCCCGGATCTACGCACGGTCAAAGAGACCAAGCCGAAGCAGCTCGCGGAGGCGCTCACCCCTGAGGAGGCGGACACGCTGACCAACCTCATGTTCGCCTCCGAGCGCGCCACCTGGGGCTACGACGGCAACGGATTCGCCTCCAAGACGGGTACCGCCGAGCACGCCGAGGGCGCGGCCCCGCACGTGTGGTACGTGGCCTTCGACCCGGCCAAGGACGTGGCCGTGGGCGTGGTGGTGAAAAACGGCGGGCACTCCGGTGCCGGGGCAACCGGTGGGCAGGTCTCCGGCCCGCTGGGGCGCGCGGTCTTGCGCGCGGCACCGGCTGCGCCGGCGGATGGGGAGTCGGCACAATGA
- the pknB gene encoding Stk1 family PASTA domain-containing Ser/Thr kinase — protein sequence MIANRYELGDVIGTGGMSDVYEATDTVLGRTVALKMLKMDMARDENFRERFRMEAQNSARLNHPNIVAVYDTGAEAVEGVDVPFIVMERLTGRNLRDIIREEGPLAPQRAAALLGPVAKALQASHDAGIIHRDIKPANIMVTNTGEVKVMDFGIARAVDDSSSVHTQTSAVIGTAQYLSPEQARGKSVDNRSDIYALGCVMYEMVTSTPPFESESPFGVAYMHVQEDPQPPSERLADLGRTQAQAAGANAALTDNEAVNLDSVILTAMAKHPADRYQTATEMGEDLALLERGSVTHAARTYLAAAERDQQGAHAADNTVVTGQPVPAPAPAVAARPQGTTRYEDHRRSHEKRSSSWMKWVAALLGVILLAAASWLAYSYFSPDGNGDNSKVEESMVKVPDVAGKPRDEAIAELEGLGFQVAVSDEPSPDFKRGDVISTNPAAGSELQHGTLITLNVSSGKEVTDVPDLTDMDPQEAQAALEEAGLELNEDIRREASENVPEGVIISQHPAAGSQLSKGSKVTITVSTGREKVEVPSLVGLNVNQATATLSQLDLRATVTRIDSERPDGEVIAVAGENTEVETGTTVELRVSNGMLMPMPQITRMDVNEADQKLRDAGWNGRLVAGPTVPTGAMVDAGLIGHQGTPVGELIRKDQAIGYNLWEFDAGELNPLRNNAAGPQPGKVAGQNANGRPLGDALRGIGL from the coding sequence ATGATCGCGAATCGCTACGAGCTCGGTGACGTCATCGGCACCGGCGGCATGAGCGACGTCTACGAGGCCACCGACACGGTGCTGGGGCGCACCGTCGCGCTCAAGATGCTCAAGATGGACATGGCGCGCGACGAGAACTTCCGCGAGCGTTTCCGCATGGAGGCGCAGAACTCGGCGCGGCTGAACCACCCCAACATCGTGGCCGTCTACGACACGGGCGCGGAAGCCGTCGAGGGCGTGGACGTGCCCTTCATCGTGATGGAGCGGCTCACCGGCCGCAACCTGCGCGACATCATCCGCGAGGAAGGCCCCCTTGCCCCGCAGCGCGCCGCCGCCCTGCTCGGGCCGGTGGCCAAGGCGCTGCAGGCCAGCCACGACGCGGGCATTATCCACCGCGACATCAAGCCGGCCAACATCATGGTCACCAACACCGGCGAAGTGAAGGTGATGGACTTTGGCATCGCCCGCGCGGTCGACGATTCCTCCTCCGTCCACACGCAGACCTCGGCCGTGATCGGCACCGCGCAGTACCTCTCCCCGGAGCAGGCGCGCGGCAAGTCGGTGGATAACCGCTCCGACATCTACGCGCTCGGCTGCGTGATGTACGAGATGGTCACCTCCACCCCGCCCTTTGAGAGCGAGTCGCCCTTCGGCGTGGCCTACATGCACGTCCAGGAGGATCCGCAGCCGCCGAGCGAGCGGCTCGCCGATCTCGGCCGCACTCAGGCGCAAGCCGCCGGCGCCAACGCGGCGCTGACCGACAACGAGGCCGTCAACTTGGACTCCGTCATCCTCACCGCTATGGCGAAGCACCCGGCCGACCGCTACCAGACAGCGACCGAAATGGGCGAGGACCTCGCACTTTTGGAGCGCGGTAGCGTCACCCACGCTGCCCGCACCTACCTTGCCGCCGCGGAGCGCGACCAGCAGGGCGCGCACGCCGCTGACAACACCGTGGTGACGGGCCAGCCAGTGCCCGCCCCTGCCCCCGCCGTCGCCGCGCGCCCGCAGGGCACCACGCGCTACGAGGATCACCGCCGCTCGCACGAGAAGCGCTCTTCTTCCTGGATGAAGTGGGTCGCGGCACTGCTCGGCGTGATCCTGCTCGCCGCCGCCTCCTGGCTGGCCTACTCCTACTTCTCCCCCGACGGGAACGGAGACAACAGCAAGGTCGAAGAGTCGATGGTGAAGGTGCCGGATGTCGCCGGTAAGCCACGCGACGAGGCAATCGCCGAACTCGAGGGCTTAGGCTTCCAGGTCGCGGTAAGCGACGAGCCGAGCCCCGACTTCAAACGCGGCGACGTGATTAGCACCAACCCGGCCGCGGGCTCCGAACTGCAGCACGGCACCCTGATCACGCTGAACGTGTCCAGCGGCAAGGAAGTCACCGACGTGCCGGACCTCACCGACATGGACCCCCAGGAAGCGCAGGCCGCCCTCGAGGAAGCGGGCCTAGAGCTCAACGAGGACATCCGCCGCGAGGCTTCCGAGAACGTGCCCGAGGGCGTGATCATCTCCCAGCACCCGGCGGCCGGTTCGCAGCTGTCCAAGGGCAGCAAGGTCACCATCACCGTGTCCACCGGACGCGAGAAGGTGGAGGTGCCCTCCCTGGTGGGCCTGAACGTCAACCAGGCGACCGCGACCCTGTCGCAGCTGGACCTGCGCGCCACCGTCACCCGCATCGACTCCGAGCGCCCCGACGGCGAAGTGATCGCCGTGGCCGGCGAGAACACCGAGGTCGAGACCGGCACCACGGTTGAGCTGCGCGTCTCCAACGGGATGCTCATGCCGATGCCGCAGATCACCCGCATGGACGTCAACGAGGCCGACCAGAAGCTGCGCGACGCCGGGTGGAACGGACGCCTCGTCGCAGGGCCCACCGTGCCCACCGGGGCGATGGTCGACGCCGGCCTGATCGGCCACCAAGGCACGCCGGTCGGCGAGCTGATCCGCAAGGACCAGGCCATCGGCTACAACCTCTGGGAGTTCGACGCCGGCGAGCTCAACCCCTTAAGGAATAATGCGGCGGGGCCGCAGCCTGGTAAAGTAGCGGGTCAGAACGCCAATGGGCGCCCGCTGGGCGACGCGCTCCGCGGAATCGGCCTGTAA
- a CDS encoding serine/threonine-protein kinase — MNTENREELQKLIGDDYQLQWVIGHGGMSTVWLADDPENDREVALKVLRPEFSSNDEFLARFRNEALAAEGINSPNVVATYDYRELESTSGAAMCFIVMEYIRGESLADLIKREGALSEELALDVLEQAAHGLAVIHRMGLVHRDIKPGNLMITQNGQIKITDFGIAKAAAAVPLTRTGMVVGTAQYVSPEQAQGMKVTAASDVYSLGVVGYEMLAGARPFTGDSSVSVALAHVSAEPPALPISVSAPARELIEIALRKDPRQRFRDGNEFQLAVEQVRQGLRPAQPGGQTAVIATEPSPTESTQMLADVAEERTTRPAGAYPPSAARAVASRRQPAPPAPASSRAGGYREGQLAQQEEKKRSKAGPIVAGLLALLLVGGIAAWAATSGVLDGLRGGAKSSTPTQPSVITQTETVESTPSEEEDEPETVTRRRETVTREVEEPATLTFSEENTPQPEQPTREVPSSAQPTQVPPSSAQEPTGEPNQPTAPTQPGGTGDGAGGIELPNLEEILGGNGQ, encoded by the coding sequence ATGAACACTGAGAACCGCGAAGAACTACAGAAGCTCATCGGCGACGATTACCAGCTGCAATGGGTGATCGGGCACGGCGGCATGTCCACCGTGTGGCTCGCGGACGACCCGGAAAACGACCGGGAAGTCGCGCTCAAGGTGCTGCGCCCCGAGTTCAGCTCCAACGACGAATTCCTCGCCCGCTTCCGCAACGAGGCGCTCGCCGCCGAAGGCATCAACTCGCCCAACGTGGTGGCTACCTACGACTACCGCGAGCTGGAATCGACGAGCGGTGCGGCGATGTGCTTCATCGTCATGGAGTACATCCGCGGCGAGTCGCTCGCCGACCTGATCAAGCGCGAGGGCGCACTCAGCGAGGAACTCGCGCTCGACGTGCTCGAGCAGGCCGCCCACGGCCTGGCCGTGATTCACCGCATGGGGCTGGTCCACCGCGACATCAAGCCCGGCAACCTCATGATCACCCAAAATGGGCAGATCAAGATCACGGACTTCGGCATCGCCAAGGCGGCGGCCGCCGTGCCGCTGACCCGCACCGGCATGGTGGTGGGCACCGCGCAGTACGTCTCGCCGGAGCAGGCCCAAGGCATGAAGGTCACCGCGGCTTCCGACGTCTACTCGCTCGGCGTCGTCGGCTACGAGATGCTCGCCGGCGCACGCCCGTTTACCGGCGATTCCTCCGTTTCCGTCGCGCTCGCGCACGTGTCCGCCGAGCCGCCCGCGCTACCGATTTCCGTGTCTGCCCCGGCGCGCGAGCTCATCGAGATCGCCCTGCGCAAGGACCCCCGCCAGCGCTTCCGCGACGGCAACGAGTTCCAGCTCGCCGTCGAGCAGGTCCGCCAGGGTCTGCGCCCCGCCCAGCCAGGCGGCCAGACTGCGGTCATCGCCACCGAGCCCTCGCCCACCGAGTCGACCCAGATGCTCGCCGATGTCGCCGAGGAGCGCACCACCCGCCCCGCCGGCGCCTACCCGCCTTCCGCCGCCCGGGCCGTCGCTTCTCGACGCCAACCTGCCCCTCCCGCACCCGCCTCCTCCCGCGCCGGCGGCTACCGGGAAGGACAGCTCGCCCAGCAAGAGGAGAAGAAGCGCTCGAAGGCCGGGCCGATCGTGGCCGGGCTGCTTGCCCTGCTGCTCGTCGGCGGTATCGCCGCGTGGGCGGCGACCAGCGGTGTGCTTGACGGTCTGCGCGGCGGAGCGAAGTCTTCGACGCCGACGCAGCCGAGCGTGATCACACAGACCGAAACCGTGGAGTCCACGCCCAGCGAGGAAGAGGATGAGCCGGAGACGGTTACCCGCAGGCGCGAGACGGTGACCCGCGAGGTGGAAGAGCCCGCGACCTTGACTTTTAGCGAGGAAAACACCCCGCAGCCCGAGCAGCCCACCCGCGAGGTGCCCAGCTCCGCGCAGCCGACCCAGGTGCCGCCGAGCTCCGCGCAGGAGCCCACCGGTGAACCGAACCAGCCCACCGCCCCCACCCAGCCTGGCGGGACCGGTGATGGGGCTGGTGGGATAGAATTGCCTAACTTGGAAGAGATCCTCGGAGGTAACGGGCAATGA
- a CDS encoding PP2C family protein-serine/threonine phosphatase, whose product MSLRLNFVAASDRGLVRGNNEDSAYAGPHLLVLADGMGGHAAGEVASQLMVEHMEHLDRDPGDADILALLGAAADDANASIAESVANHPEQAGMGTTLTALMFNGEALGLIHVGDSRGYLLRDGALTQITEDDTFVQSLVNEGKLEPEDVSSHPQKSLILKAYTGRQVEPHLQMVEIEPGDRLLLCSDGLSDPVSTETIEVALAQGTPQIASQRLIELALRSGGPDNITVVVADVVDDEGEDVPELPSTPALAGALAPGYEQSHPDSSASRAAAIMRKSETIPPNQNRSSNSESDSGDAGEDSDEEDHPRGATRWPWVVAALVIAIALVAGGLWWVNQRDNDQYFITTDADGNYLIEHGSQKSHSPVQQACIDEKNNLRIVSSTTVPDGCNVFSQDDLPASQHSVAENFSGGSYDEVLGLLNRMADEALPVCVDKDEKDTEECRKVS is encoded by the coding sequence ATGAGTTTGCGCCTAAACTTCGTCGCTGCATCCGACCGCGGCCTGGTCCGCGGCAATAACGAGGACTCGGCGTACGCGGGCCCGCACTTGCTCGTGCTCGCCGATGGCATGGGCGGCCACGCTGCGGGCGAGGTCGCCTCGCAGCTGATGGTCGAGCACATGGAGCACCTCGACCGTGACCCAGGCGATGCCGATATCCTCGCGTTGCTCGGTGCCGCCGCGGATGACGCGAACGCGTCGATCGCGGAGTCTGTGGCTAACCACCCGGAGCAGGCGGGCATGGGCACGACCCTGACCGCCCTGATGTTCAACGGCGAGGCGCTGGGCCTGATCCATGTCGGTGATTCGCGGGGCTACCTGCTTCGCGACGGGGCGTTGACCCAAATCACCGAAGACGACACCTTCGTCCAGTCCCTAGTCAACGAGGGCAAGCTGGAGCCAGAAGACGTGTCCAGCCACCCGCAGAAGTCGTTGATTCTGAAGGCGTACACCGGACGCCAGGTTGAGCCCCACCTGCAGATGGTGGAAATCGAGCCGGGCGACCGCCTGCTGCTGTGCTCCGACGGCCTGTCGGACCCGGTCAGCACCGAGACCATCGAGGTGGCGCTGGCGCAGGGCACCCCTCAGATCGCCTCGCAGCGGCTCATCGAGCTCGCGCTGCGCTCAGGCGGGCCGGACAACATCACCGTGGTGGTGGCCGATGTCGTCGACGACGAGGGCGAAGACGTTCCCGAGCTGCCTTCTACCCCAGCCCTGGCCGGCGCACTCGCCCCGGGCTACGAGCAGTCCCACCCGGACTCCTCAGCCAGCCGCGCCGCGGCGATCATGCGCAAGTCCGAAACCATACCGCCGAACCAGAACCGGTCCAGCAACTCTGAGAGCGACTCCGGTGACGCCGGTGAGGACTCTGACGAGGAGGATCACCCGCGAGGTGCCACTCGTTGGCCGTGGGTAGTCGCCGCCCTCGTCATCGCGATCGCGTTGGTTGCCGGCGGACTGTGGTGGGTGAACCAGCGCGACAACGACCAGTACTTCATTACCACCGACGCAGACGGCAACTACCTAATCGAGCACGGTTCGCAGAAGTCGCACTCGCCGGTGCAGCAGGCCTGCATCGACGAGAAGAACAACCTGCGCATCGTCTCTTCTACGACCGTCCCGGACGGCTGCAACGTCTTCAGCCAGGACGACCTGCCGGCAAGCCAGCACTCCGTGGCGGAGAACTTCAGCGGCGGCTCCTACGACGAGGTGCTCGGCCTGCTCAACCGCATGGCCGACGAGGCCCTGCCGGTGTGCGTGGACAAGGACGAAAAAGACACCGAGGAATGCAGGAAGGTGAGCTAG
- a CDS encoding FtsW/RodA/SpoVE family cell cycle protein: protein MKKILSRNLELFLLLCSAGLLLLMLFSLELSQGRTLSTDMLYLVGGFVGVYAIAHVAISLLAPRADQVMLPVVSLLNAIGLVLIYRLDLAERPGYGPLAERQVLWSLVGVVLMVLTLMIVRDHKALSRYSYLLGLTGLVLLALPLVWPQPEGYADARIWLWLGPFSIQPGEFSKILLLIFFAQLLAMKRSLFTVAGKRFLGLTFPRLRDLAPILMVWAIAILIMAISNDFGPALLLFATVLGMVYFATGRTSWLVIGLGLVAIGGYTVYQISSKIQDRVANFIDPFSDFEGIGNQPANALISLSWGGMTGTGLGYGHPELVPVAHSDYILAALGEELGFFGVAAVLCLFAILITRGFRAAMQVHDTYGKLLASGLSLTLAIQIFVVAGGISSMMPMTGLTTPFMSAGGSSIMANYILVGLLLRISHGANSPTEYDASAVASGNQAYQAEVAPAR from the coding sequence GTGAAGAAGATTCTCTCCCGCAACCTCGAGCTTTTCCTCCTGCTGTGCTCCGCGGGCCTACTGCTGCTGATGCTCTTCAGTCTGGAACTGAGCCAGGGGCGCACGCTGTCGACGGACATGCTCTACCTGGTCGGCGGCTTCGTAGGTGTCTACGCCATCGCGCACGTTGCGATCTCACTGCTCGCCCCGCGCGCCGACCAGGTGATGCTGCCGGTCGTCTCGCTGCTCAACGCGATTGGGCTGGTGCTGATCTACCGGCTCGACCTGGCCGAGCGCCCCGGCTACGGCCCGCTGGCGGAGCGCCAGGTGTTGTGGTCGCTGGTCGGTGTGGTGCTCATGGTGCTCACGCTGATGATCGTGCGCGACCACAAGGCGCTGTCGCGCTACTCCTACCTGCTCGGCCTGACCGGACTGGTCCTTTTGGCGCTGCCGCTGGTGTGGCCGCAGCCGGAGGGATACGCGGATGCCCGCATCTGGCTGTGGCTCGGGCCCTTCTCGATCCAGCCCGGCGAGTTTTCCAAGATCTTGCTGCTCATCTTTTTCGCGCAGCTGCTCGCCATGAAGCGCAGCCTGTTTACCGTGGCCGGCAAACGCTTTTTGGGCTTGACGTTTCCCCGCCTGCGCGACCTCGCCCCGATCCTCATGGTGTGGGCGATCGCCATCCTGATTATGGCCATCTCCAACGACTTCGGACCGGCGCTGCTGCTCTTTGCCACCGTGCTGGGCATGGTCTACTTCGCCACCGGGCGCACTTCCTGGCTGGTCATCGGGTTGGGCCTGGTGGCCATCGGCGGCTACACCGTCTACCAGATCAGCTCGAAGATTCAGGACCGCGTGGCGAACTTCATCGACCCGTTCTCCGACTTCGAGGGAATCGGCAACCAGCCCGCCAACGCGCTGATTAGCCTGAGCTGGGGCGGCATGACCGGCACCGGTTTAGGCTACGGCCACCCGGAGTTGGTGCCCGTGGCGCATTCGGACTACATCCTGGCTGCTTTGGGTGAGGAGCTCGGCTTCTTTGGCGTGGCTGCCGTGCTGTGCCTTTTTGCCATCCTGATCACCCGGGGTTTCCGCGCCGCGATGCAGGTCCACGACACCTACGGCAAGCTGTTGGCCTCGGGGCTGTCGCTGACGCTGGCCATTCAGATTTTCGTGGTCGCCGGCGGCATTTCCTCCATGATGCCGATGACGGGGCTGACTACGCCCTTTATGTCCGCGGGTGGCTCGTCGATTATGGCCAACTACATCCTGGTGGGGCTTCTGCTGCGCATTTCGCACGGCGCGAACTCGCCTACCGAGTACGACGCATCGGCCGTCGCCTCCGGTAACCAGGCGTATCAGGCGGAGGTGGCACCCGCACGATGA